Proteins encoded together in one Cicer arietinum cultivar CDC Frontier isolate Library 1 chromosome 4, Cicar.CDCFrontier_v2.0, whole genome shotgun sequence window:
- the LOC101509615 gene encoding glutamate synthase [NADH], amyloplastic isoform X1 — protein MSNTASVTFTALNNPQINAIRNPNGRLRPLASVRSRVTRCSATCVEKKRWLGTRLRGSGSDRVQFWESGGPGRLPKLRVAVKSSFSAVPEKPMGLYDPAMDKDSCGVGFVAELNGQSSRKTITDALEMLVRMTHRGACGCEANTGDGAGILVALPHAFYQEVLDFQLPPQGKYAVGMFFLPKSDSRRKESKNIFKKVAASLGHTVLGWRSVPTDNTGLGKSALQTEPVIEQVFITPSSHSKVDLEKQMYILRKLSMAAITSALNLQNDGITDFYICSLSSRTVIYKGQLTPAQLGDYYNADLGNERFTSYMALVHSRFSTNTFPSWDRAQPFRVLGHNGEINTLRGNVNWIKAREGLLKCKELGLSEDDLKKFLPIVDANSSDSGCFDGVLEFLLHSGKSLPEAVMMMIPEAWQNDKNMDPQRKAFYEYYSALLEPWDGPALISFTDGHYLGATLDRNGLRPGRFYVTHSGRVIMASEVGVVDIPPEDVCRKGRLNPGMMLLVDFEKHIVVNDDALKEQYSLARPYGDWLKNQKIELKDIVDSVHESDIVPPTITGVAPLSNDDVDMGNMGIHGLLAPLKAFGYSVESLEMLLLPMAKDGVEALGSMGNDTPLAVMSNREKLTFEYFKQMFAQVTNPPIDPIREKIVTSMQCMVGPEGDLTETTEEQCHRLSLKGPLLTTKEMEAIKKMNYRGWRSKVIDITYSKERGKKGLEEALDRICTEAHNAIDEGYTTLVLSDRAFSRKRVAVSSLLAVGAVHQHLVKTLERTRVALMVESAEPREVHHFCTLVGFGADAICPYLAVEAIWRLQVDGKIPPKASGEFHSKDELVKKYFKASNYGMMKVLAKMGISTLASYKGAQIFEALGLSSEVIEKCFAGTPSRVEGATFEMLAHDALHLHELAFPSRVFSPGSAEAVALPNPGDYHWRKGGEVHLNDPLAIAKLQEATRTNSVEAYKQYSKTIHELNKACNLRGLLKFKETSCKISIDEVEPASEIVKRFCTGAMSYGSISLEAHTALATAMNKIGGKSNTGEGGEQPSRMEPLADGSRNPKRSAIKQVASGRFGVSSYYLTNADELQIKMAQGAKPGEGGELPGHKVVGDIAVTRNSTAGVGLISPPPHHDIYSIEDLAQLIHDLKNANPAARISVKLVSEAGVGVIASGVVKGHAEHVLISGHDGGTGASRWTGIKNAGLPWELGLAETHQTLVANDLRGRTTLQTDGQLKTGRDVAIATLLGAEEFGFSTAPLITLGCIMMRKCHKNTCPVGIATQDPVLREKFAGEPEHVINFFFMVAEEMREIMAQLGFRTVNEMIGRSDMLEVDKEVIKGNAKLENIDLSLLLRPAAELRPDAAQYCVQKQDHSLDMALDNKLISQSNAALEKGLPVYIETPICNTNRAVGTMLSHEVTKRYNLAGLPSDTIHIQFTGSAGQSFGAFLCPGITLELEGDSNDYIGKGLSGGKIVVYPPKGSTFDPKDNIIIGNVALYGATRGEAYFNGMAAERFCVRNSGAQAVVEGVGDHGCEYMTGGTVVVLGKTGRNFAAGMSGGIAYVLDVDGTFQSRCNLELVDLDKVEEEEDIITLRMLIQQHQRHTNSALAKEVLVDFENVVPKFVKVFPREYKRVLASIKSDATSKDAVESAAKDVDGQDDESQAVEKDAFEELKKLATASLNEKPSEAPKRPSQVIDAVKHRGFVAYEREGVQYRDPNVRLNDWKEVMMETKPGPLLKTQSARCMDCGTPFCHQENSGCPLGNKIPEFNELVYQNRWQEALDRLLETNNFPEFTGRVCPAPCEGSCVLGIIENPVSIKNIECAIIDKAFEEGWMVPRPPVKRTGKRVAIVGSGPSGLAAADQLNKMGHTVTVFERADRIGGLMMYGVPNMKTDKVDIVQRRVNLMAEEGVNFVVNANIGHDPLYSLERLREENDAIVLAVGATKPRDLPVPGRQLSGVHFAMEFLHANTKSLLDSNLQDGNYISAKGKKVVVIGGGDTGTDCIGTSIRHGCTAVVNLELLPQPPPTRAPGNPWPQWPRIFRVDYGHQEAESKFGKDPRTYEVLTKRFVGDENGAVKGLEVVHVRWEKDETGKFQFKEIEGSEEIIEADIVLLAMGFLGPESNIAEKLGVERDNRSNFKADYGRFSTNVNGVFAAGDCRRGQSLVVWAISEGRQAAAQVDSYLTKEDQDHNIDGNQDEFVKRQKDLNKKHQDSGIHTVMT, from the exons ATGTCGAACACTGCGTCGGTAACGTTTACGGCGTTGAACAATCCTCAAATAAACGCGATAAGAAACCCAAACGGGCGGTTACGTCCTTTAGCGAGCGTGCGAAGCAGGGTTACGAGATGTTCCGCCACGTGTGTGGAGAAAAAGAGGTGGTTAGGGACTCGATTACGCGGGAGCGGTTCGGACCGGGTTCAATTTTGGGAATCGGGTGGACCGGGGAGGTTACCGAAGCTGAGAGTGGCGGTTAAGTCGTCATTTTCGGCTGTACCTGAGAAACCGATGGGGCTTTACGATCCGGCTATGGATAAAGATTCGTGTGGTGTTGGATTCGTGGCTGAATTGAACGGTCAAAGTAGTCGTAAAACG ATAACTGATGCGTTGGAGATGTTGGTTCGAATGACACATAGAGGTGCTTGTGGATGTGAAGCAAATACTGGTGATGGTGCTGGGATTCTTGTGGCTCTGCCTCATGCTTTCTATCAAGAG GTGTTGGATTTTCAGCTTCCTCCCCAAGGAAAATATGCAGTTGGCATGTTTTTCTTGCCTAAATCCGACAGCCGGAGGAAggaaagtaaaaatatatttaaaaag GTTGCCGCGTCTCTCGGTCACACTGTTCTTGGTTGGCGTTCTGTGCCCACAGATAACACAGGATTGGGAAAATCAGCCCTGCAGACCGAACCAGTGATTGAACAGGTGTTTATTACACCAAGTTCTCACTCAAAAGTTGATCTGGAAAAACAG ATGTACATACTACGGAAGCTCAGTATGGCTGCTATTACATCTGCATTAAACCTCCAAAATGATGGAATAACAGATTTCTATATCTGTTCACTGTCATCAAG GACTGTTATTTACAAAGGTCAGCTAACACCAGCTCAATTGGGGGACTATTATAATGCAGATCTTGGCAATGAAAGGTTTACGAGCTACATGGCCCTG GTACATTCCCGATTTTCTACTAATACTTTCCCTAGCTGGGATCGTGCTCAACCTTTTCGTGTATTGGGCCACAATGGAGAAATCAACACTCTCCGGGGAAATGTTAACTG GATAAAGGCACGTGAGGGCCTATTGAAATGCAAGGAGCTTGGCTTGTCAGAGGATGATTTAAAGAAGTTTTTACCAATTGTGGATGCAAATTCATCAGACTCAG GATGTTTTGACGGTGTCCTTGAGTTTTTGCTTCATTCTGGGAAAAGTCTTCCTGAAGCTGTCATGATGATGATTCCCGAAGCATGGCAGAATGACAAGAACATGGACCCTCAACGTAAAGCATTTTATGAATACTACTCAGCTCTGTTGGAGCCATGGGATGGGCCAGCTCTTATATCTT TTACCGATGGTCACTATCTTGGAGCAACTTTGGATAGGAATGGATTGCGACCTGGCCGCTTCTATGTCACCCACAGTGGACGGGTTATAATGGCAAGTGAAGTTGGCGTTGTAGATATTCCTCCAGAAGACGTGTGCAGGAAAGGAAGACTAAATCCTGGTATGATGCTACTGGTGGACTTTGAGAAGCATATTGTTGTGAACGATGATGCCTTAAAAGAGCAATACTCATTGGCAAGACCCTATGGGGATTGGCTTAAAAATCAGAAGATTGAACTGAAAGACATAGTCGACTCTGTTCATGAATCTGATATAGTGCCACCAACCATAACAGGAGTGGCTCCA CTATCTAATGATGACGTGGATATGGGAAATATGGGAATTCATGGCCTGCTGGCTCCATTGAAGGCTTTTGG GTATAGTGTTGAATCATTGGAAATGCTATTACTTCCCATGGCAAAAGATGGTGTCGAAGCACTTGGGTCAATGGGAAATGATACTCCATTAGCTGTCATGTCTAATAGAGAAAAGCTTACTTTTGAGTATTTCAAGCAAATGTTTGCTCAAGTGACAAATCCTCCTATCGATCCTATTAGAGAGAAAATTGTCACTTCAATGCAATGTATGGTTGGTCCAGAAGGTGATCTGACAGAAACCACCGAGGAACAATGCCACCGCCTTTCACTAAAAGGTCCCCTTTTAACCACTAAGGAAATGGAAgccataaaaaaaatgaattataggGGATGGCGGAGCAAAGTTATAGACATAACTTACTCAAAGGAACGTGGTAAGAAAGGGTTGGAGGAAGCCTTGGACAGGATATGCACAGAGGCACACAACGCAATTGATGAAGGCTACACTACCCTTGTGCTTTCTGATAGAG CCTTCTCAAGGAAACGTGTTGCTGTGAGCTCCCTTCTGGCTGTTGGTGCTGTCCACCAACATCTAGTTAAAACACTTGAACGCACAAGAGTTGCTCTAATGGTTGAATCTGCTGAGCCACGTGAAGTGCACCATTTCTGCACGCTTGTTGGTTTTGGCGCCGATGCTATATGTCCATATTTGGCTGTAGAGGCAATTTGGCGACTGCAGGTTGATGGAAAGATCCCACCAAAAGCAAGTGGTGAATTCCACTCAAAAGATGAGTTGGTCAAGAAGTATTTCAAAGCAAGCAACTATGGAATGATGAAGGTTCTTGCTAAGATGGGAATATCAACTTTGGCTTCATATAAAGGTGCTCAGATATTTGAAGCTCTGGGTCTTTCTTCAGAAGTGATTGAAAAGTGCTTTGCTGGAACTCCAAGTCGAGTTGAGGGTGCAACGTTTGAGATGCTTGCTCATGATGCTCTTCATCTGCACGAGTTGGCTTTTCCTTCTCGGGTTTTCTCTCCTGGGAGTGCAGAAGCAGTAGCATTGCCAAACCCTGGGGATTATCATTGGAGAAAGGGAGGCGAAGTTCATCTGAATGATCCACTTGCTATTGCGAAGCTTCAAGAAGCTACCAGAACTAACAGTGTAGAAGCATATAAACAGTATTCCAAGACCATTCATGAATTGAATAAGGCTTGCAATTTGAGAGGGCTTCTGAAATTTAAAGAGACATCATGTAAGATTTCTATTGATGAGGTCGAACCTGCAAGTGAAATAGTTAAACGATTTTGCACTGGTGCCATGAGTTATGGGTCAATATCGTTGGAGGCTCACACAGCATTAGCAACGGCAATGAACAAAATTGGAGGGAAATCCAACACAG GCGAGGGAGGTGAGCAGCCATCTCGTATGGAGCCTCTTGCTGATGGCTCAAGGAATCCCAAAAGGAGTGCCATTAAGCAGGTTGCTAGTGGGAGATTTGGAGTTTCAAGTTACTACCTTACAAATGCTGATGAACTTCAGATAAAGATGGCCCAG GGAGCAAAACCTGGTGAAGGAGGTGAACTTCCTGGCCACAAGGTTGTAGGAGACATTGCTGTTACTAGGAATTCGACAGCCGGTGTAGGGCTCATCAGTCCTCCTCCCCATCATGACATTTATTCAATTGAAGATCTCGCTCAATTAATTCATGATCTGAAG AATGCCAACCCAGCTGCTAGAATTAGTGTGAAACTAGTATCTGAAGCTGGAGTTGGGGTAATTGCTAGCGGAGTTGTTAAAGGTCATGCTGAGCATGTCTTGATCTCTGGTCATGATGGCGGTACAGGAGCATCCAGATGGACTGGCATAAAGAATGCAGGGCTGCCTTGGGAACTTGGTCTGGCCGAGACCCACCAGACTTTGGTTGCTAATGACCTACGTGGTCGCACAACTCTCCAAACTGATGGACAGCTGAAAACGGGAAGAGATGTGGCAATAGCCACTCTTCTTGGTGCAGAAGAGTTTGGTTTCAGTACTGCTCCACTCATTACTCTTGGCTGCATCATGATGCGGAAGTGCCACAAGAACACCTGTCCTGTTGGCATTGCTACTCAAGATCCAGTACTTAGAGAGAAATTTGCTGGAGAACCTGAGCATGttattaacttcttttttatggTGGCAGAAGAGATGAGAGAAATTATGGCCCAGCTTGGGTTTAGAACAGTCAATGAAATGATTGGCCGTTCAGATATGCTCGAAGTTGATAAAGAAGTCATTAAGGGCAATGCAAAACTAGAGAACATTGATCTCTCTCTATTGCTTCGACCTGCGGCTGAACTGCGCCCAGACGCTGCACAATACTGTGTGCAAAAACAAGATCATAGTTTGGACATGGCTTTGGATAATAAGCTCATAAGTCAGTCCAATGCTGCTTTGGAAAAGGGTCTCCCAGTATACATTGAAACACCAATATGTAATACAAACCGTGCTGTGGGAACTATGCTTAGCCATGAGGTGACTAAGAGGTACAACTTAGCTGGTCTTCCATCTGACACCATCCATATCCAATTTACTGGTAGTGCAGGCCAAAGCTTTGGTGCATTCCTCTGTCCTGGCATCACTTTAGAACTTGAAGGTGATAGCAATGACTACATTGGTAAAGGGTTATCAGGTGGCAAGATTGTAGTATATCCTCCAAAAGGAAGCACTTTTGACCCCAAGGACAACATCATAATTGGCAATGTGGCACTGTATGGGGCAACACGTGGTGAGGCATATTTCAACGGGATGGCAGCAGAAAGATTTTGTGTGCGTAATTCTGGGGCTCAAGCTGTAGTTGAAGGTGTTGGTGATCATGGATGTGAGTACATGACTGGTGGGACTGTTGTTGTTCTTGGGAAAACTGGTAGAAATTTTGCTGCAGGCATGAGTGGTGGAATCGCTTATGTTCTTGATGTGGATGGAACATTCCAGTCTCGGTGCAACCTTGAGCTTGTAGATCTGGATAAGGttgaagaggaggaggacatTATTACTCTAAGAATGTTGATCCAGCAACATCAACGTCACACAAATAGTGCGCTTGCCAAAGAAGTGCTTGTTGATTTTGAGAATGTTGTTCCTAAATTTGTCAAGGTGTTTCCTCGGGAGTATAAACGTGTTCTTGCAAGTATTAAGTCTGACGCAACCTCTAAAGATGCAGTGGAGTCTGCTGCTAAAGATGTAGATGGGCAAGATGATGAATCCCAAGCAGTAGAGAAGGATGCTTTTGAAGAGCTCAAGAAACTGGCAACTGCATCTTTGAATGAGAAACCAAGTGAg GCTCCCAAGAGGCCAAGTCAGGTCATTGATGCTGTTAAACATAGAGGTTTTGTTGCTTATGAGCGTGAGGGTGTTCAGTATAGGGATCCTAATGTTCGCCTGAATGATTGGAAGGAAGTGATGATGGAGACAAAGCCGGGCCCGCTTTTGAAAACACAATCTGCCCGTTGCATGGACTGTGGTACTCCCTTTTGTCATCAG GAAAATTCTGGATGTCCTCTTGGAAATAAAATACCAGAATTTAATGAGTTAGTATATCAAAATAGGTGGCAAGAAGCATTAGATAGGCTTCTTGAAACAAACAACTTTCCCGAGTTCACTGGTCGGGTGTGCCCAGCACCTTGTGAAGGTTCTTGTGTCCTTGGTATTATTGAGAATCCTGTATCTATTAAAAACATTGAATGTGCTATCATAGACAAGGCTTTTGAGGAGGGCTGGATGGTGCCACGACCTCCTGTCAAGAGAACTGG GAAAAGAGTAGCCATAGTTGGAAGTGGACCATCTGGCTTGGCAGCTGCTGATCAGCTAAATAAAATGGGTCATACAGTAACAGTGTTTGAAAGAGCTGATCGGATTGGGGGCCTTATGATGTATGGGGTTCCCAACATGAAAACCGACAAAGTGGATATAGTTCAAAGGCGAGTCAATCTCATGGCGGAGGAAGGAGTAAATTTTGTGGTGAATGCTAACATTGGACACGATCCTTTATATTCTCTTGAACGGCTTCGAGAGGAAAATGATGCCATTGTCTTGGCTGTTGGAGCCACAAAGCCAAG GGATCTTCCTGTACCTGGAAGGCAGCTATCAGGAGTTCATTTTGCCATGGAGTTTCTTCATGCAAACACTAAAAGCTTGCTTGATAGCAATTTACAGGATGGTAACTACATCTCTGCCAAGGGAAAGAAGGTTGTGGTCATTGGTGGCGGTGACACTGGCACAGATTGCATCGGAACATCCATTCGTCATGGTTGTACTGCCGTCGTAAATCTTGAACTTCTCCCTCAGCCACCACCAACTAGGGCCCCGGGCAACCCATGGCCTCAG TGGCCTCGCATATTCCGTGTAGATTACGGGCACCAAGAAGCGGAGTCTAAATTTGGCAAAGATCCAAGAACATACGAGGTACTGACTAAGCGGTTTGTGGGAGATGAAAATGGAGCTGTGAAAGGTCTTGAAGTGGTACATGTTCGCTGGGAGAAGGATGAAACCGGCAAGTTTCAATTTAAGGAAATTGAGGGCAGTGAAGAGATTATTGAGGCAGACATAGTTTTACTAGCCATGGGATTCCTTGGTCCTGAGTCG AATATTGCAGAGAAGTTGGGTGTGGAGCGAGACAACAGGTCAAACTTCAAGGCTGATTATGGTCGCTTCTCGACCAATGTGAATGGGGTGTTTGCAGCAGGTGATTGTCGCCGCGGTCAGTCGTTAGTTGTATGGGCTATTTCAGAGGGAAGGCAAGCTGCCGCACAAGTCGACAGCTACCTCACCAAAGAAGACCAAGACCATAATATTGATGGGAATCAGGATGAATTTGTGAAGAGGCAAAAAGATCTCAACAAGAAGCACCAGGACAGTGGCATTCACACAGTGATGACATAG